In Carya illinoinensis cultivar Pawnee chromosome 9, C.illinoinensisPawnee_v1, whole genome shotgun sequence, the following are encoded in one genomic region:
- the LOC122277216 gene encoding splicing factor 3B subunit 2-like, whose protein sequence is MVVETLPLVNGVVANGGLSLNPNPDPASAKKSRESERRRRRRKQKKNSKASQAAYPSAFDDGDAADKNAKENNDPQQLVEQVEVEYVPEQAELDDGLDEEFRKVFEKFNFRETASTQENDNKDESVPNAAVTKKADSDSEEEEQDNQQKEKGVSNKKKKLQRRMKIAELKQICSRPDVVEVWDATSADPKLLVYLKSYRNTVPVPRHWSQKRKFLQGKRGIEKQPFQLPDFIAATGIEKIRQAYIEKEDSKKLKQKQRERMQPKMGKMDIDYQVLHDAFFKYQTKPKLTSLGDLYHEGKEFEVKLREMKPGMLSQELKEALGMPEGAPPPWLINMQRYGPPPSYPHLKIPGLNAPIPPGASFGYHPGGWGKPPVDEFGRPLYGDVFGVHQQEQPNYEEEPVDKTKHWGDLEEEEEEEEEEEEEEEEIEEEELEAGIQSVDSLSSTPTGVETPDVIDLRKQQRKEPERPLYQVLEEKEEKIAPGTLLGTTHTYVVNTGTQDKAAAKRVDLLRGQKSDKVDVTLLPEELEAMENVLPAKYEEAREEEKLRSQREDFSDMVAENEKKRKRKMQEKDGKSKKKDFKF, encoded by the exons ATGGTCGTGGAAACTCTTCCGCTCGTTAACGGCGTCGTTGCGAACGGAGGTCTAAGCTTAAACCCTAACCCTGACCCGGCCTCCGCCAAGAAATCGCGTGAGAGCGAACGGCGTCGCCGCCGGCGGAAGCAGAAAAAGAACAGCAAGGCCTCCCAGGCGGCGTACCCCTCGGCCTTCGACGACGGCGACGCTGCCGATAAGAATGCCAAGGAGAATAACGATCCTCaacag CTTGTGGAGCAAGTTGAAGTGGAGTATGTCCCAGAGCAGGCAGAGCTTGATGATGGCCTGGATGAAGAATTCAGAAAAGTTTTTGAGAAATTCAATTTTCGTGAAACTGCCAGTACTCAG GAGAATGATAACAAGGACGAGTCTGTACCAAATGCAGCAGTGACCAAGAAGGCTGACTCAGATTCAGAAGAGGAAGAACAAGATAACCAACAAAAAGAGAAAGGTGTAtccaataagaaaaaaaag CTTCAAAGGCGGATGAAGATTGCTGAACTGAAGCAAATTTGCTCAAGGCCTGATGTTGTTGAG GTGTGGGACGCAACCTCTGCAGACCCAAAGTTGCTGGTTTATTTGAAATCGTACCGAAATACCGTTCCAGTCCCTAGGCATTGGAGCcagaaaaggaaatttttgCAG GGAAAACGTGGTATCGAGAAACAACCTTTCCAGCTTCCTGATTTTATTGCTGCAACTGGAATTGAGAAAATCCGACAG GCTTACATTGAAAAAGAGGACAGTAAAAAGTTGAAGCAGAAGCAACGAGAGCGGATGCAGCCAAAGATGGGAAAGATGGATATTGACTATcag GTTCTTCATGATGCATTCTTTAAATACCAAACTAAGCCAAAGCTTACAAGTCTTGGAGATCTGTATCATGAAGGGAAAGAGTTCGAG GTGAAATTAAGGGAAATGAAGCCAGGCATGCTGTCACAAGAACTAAAAGAAGCTCTCGGTATGCCAGAGGGTGCTCCTCCCCCATGGCTCATTAATATGCAG AGATATGGTCCGCCACCATCATACCCACATCTGAAAATTCCTGGTTTGAATGCTCCTATCCCTCCTGGGGCTAGCTTTGGTTACCATCCTGGTGGCTGGGGCAAGCCTCCTGTTGATGAG TTTGGACGTCCTTTGTACGGAGATGTATTTGGTGTTCATCAACAAGAGCAGCCTAACTATGAG GAAGAGCCAGTTGATAAGACCAAACACTGGGGGGatttggaggaggaggaggaggaagaagaagaggaggaggaagaggaagaagagattGAAGAAGAGGAATTAGAGGCTGGCATTCAGTCTGTAGATAGCCTCTCAAG caCTCCTACTGGTGTTGAGACACCGGATGTTATTGACCTTCGAAAGCAGCAGAGAAAGGAACCTGAAAGGCCTCTTTACCAA gtactggaagaaaaagaagagaaaattgcTCCTGGGACCTTGCTTGGAACAACGCACAC ATACGTTGTTAACACTGGCACCCAAGACAAGGCAGCTGCCAAAAGG GTTGATCTGCTTAGAGGTCAGAAATCAGATAAAGTTGATGTCACTCTATTGCCAGAAGAGTTGGAAGCCATGGAGAATGTGTTGCCAGCTAA GTATGAGGAAGCAAGGGAGGAAGAGAAGCTGCGGAGTCAGCGGGAAGATTTCAGTGACATGGTTGCAGAG AATGAGAAGAAAAGGAAGCGGAAGATGCAAGAAAAGGACGGGAAGTCAAAGAAGAAGGATTTCAAGTTCTAG
- the LOC122276605 gene encoding probable polyol transporter 4 has product MGLVGDEENGNGEGLVEIPIGSKNKYKRMNTDGTEEDVVFSNESISIRKNTTRNFVFVCAIFVSLNSVLLGYDVGVMSGAILFIQEDLKITEVQEEVLVGILSIISLLGSLAGGKTSDAIGRKWTIAFAAIVFQTGAAVMTLAPNFRVLIVGRILAGVGIGFGVMIAPVYIAEISPAVARGSLTSFPEIFINLGILLGYVSNYAFSGLPTHISWRIMLGVGILPSVFIGFALFVIPESPRWLVMQNRIEEARAVLLKTNESEREVEERLAEIQVAAGMFNAEKYEAKSVWREILKPSPPVRRMLIAGCGIQCFQQITGIDATVYYSPTIFKDAGIKGNTQLLAATVAVGFTKTLFILIAIFLIDKVGRKPLLYISTIGMTTCLFCLSLTLAVLGKEKMGIGLAILAVCGNVAFFSVGIGPICWVLSSEVFPLRLRAQASALGAVGSRVSSGLIAMSFLSVSRAITVAGTFFVFSILSALSVAFVYTCVPETKGKSLEQIELVFQNEGEARGCKMEMGDAERLVQRE; this is encoded by the exons atggggctGGTGGGTGATGAGGAAAATGGGAATGGAGAGGGGCTGGTGGAGATTCCTATTGGAAGCAAAAACAAGTATAAGAGGATGAATACTGATGGCACAGAAGAGGATGTGGTATTTTCCAATGAAAGTATATCAATTAGGAAAAATACCACCCGGAACTTTGTGTTCGTCTGTGCCATCTTTGTCTCCCTCAATTCCGTGCTCCTTGGATACG ATGTTGGCGTTATGAGTGGAGCAATTTTATTCATTCAGGAGGATCTGAAGATAACAGAGGTACAAGAAGAAGTCCTTGTTGGAATCTTAAGCATAATATCGTTGTTGGGTAGTTTGGCTGGTGGAAAAACATCAGATGCCATTGGCAGAAAATGGACAATTGCCTTTGCAGCCATTGTCTTTCAAACAGGTGCTGCTGTAATGACTCTTGCTCCGAATTTTAGAGTTCTGATTGTTGGCAGAATCTTGGCTGGGGTAGGGATTGGCTTCGGGGTCATGATTGCTCCTGTATACATTGCCGAGATATCACCTGCCGTTGCTAGAGGATCTCTTACCTCCTTCCCCGAGATATTTATAAATCTAGGAATCCTTCTTGGATACGTGTCAAACTATGCCTTTTCAGGACTGCCCACTCATATAAGCTGGAGGATCATGCTTGGTGTGGGAATTCTTCCCTCCGTTTTTATTGGGTTTGCCCTGTTTGTGATCCCTGAATCTCCAAGGTGGCTAGTTATGCAGAACAGGATTGAGGAAGCAAGAGCCGTGCTGTTAAAAACAAATGAGAGTGAAAGAGAAGTGGAAGAAAGATTGGCAGAAATACAGGTAGCCGCTGGGATGTTTAATGCTGAGAAGTATGAAGCAAAATCTGTCTGGCGTGAAATACTAAAACCTTCTCCTCCAGTCCGACGGATGCTAATTGCTGGATGTGGAATCCAATGTTTCCAACAGATTACAGGTATTGATGCAACTGTTTATTATAGCCCCACAATCTTCAAAGACGCTGGAATTAAAGGCAATACACAGCTCCTTGCAGCAACTGTTGCTGTTGGGTTTACCAAAACATTGTTCATCTTGATAGCCATATTTCTTATTGACAAAGTGGGGAGAAAGCCTTTGCTTTACATAAGCACAATCGGAATGACTACTTGCTTGTTTTGTCTAAGCCTTACTCTGGCTGTATTGGGGAAGGAAAAAATGGGGATCGGATTGGCAATTTTAGCAGTTTGTGGGAATGTAGCTTTCTTCTCGGTAGGGATTGGCCCGATTTGTTGGGTATTGTCATCTGAAGTTTTCCCTCTAAGGCTTAGAGCCCAAGCATCAGCCCTTGGGGCAGTCGGTAGTAGAGTCAGTAGTGGCTTGATTGCTATGTCTTTCCTCTCAGTTTCTCGGGCAATTACGGTGGCTGGaaccttttttgttttctctataCTTTCAGCTCTCTCTGTTGCTTTTGTCTATACATGCGTTCCTGAAACAAAAGGGAAGTCTTTGGAGCAAATTGAACTGGTCTTTCAAAACGAGGGAGAAGCGAGAGGATGTAAGATGGAAATGGGAGATGCAGAGCGTCTGGTCCAGAGAGAATGA